The genomic window TACCCACCGCTGCCCCACGCGCTCCCACCACGCATGGCCATGTCTCACTCCCTGGCATCTCCCGTGCATCTCCCGTGAAAGTCCTCTGCACATCCGCGGTTGTTGGTGACCATGCGCCCCTACCTGACCTTCATGGGGTGACAGCCGTGACCTTCATCGCGTGCGTCAGACCACAGGTTAAACTGATGGTTACAACGCTCGCGTGCGGCTCTCCCTCTCTTGTTCTTTCTCCCTGTTTGTATTTATGCCTGATCATTGACAACAATTCAACATGTAAATTGTATGTACAATTGCCTGCTAGATGAAGCTCAATGTGCAAAATATattgttttcctttcagtggacaTCACCTTCTTCCGGCGTGAGGACGGCCCCTCCTTCAGGGCGAGGTGGATTTGGACTTCAGCAGCAGTACGAAGATCACTTCGGGGACACGGGGCGAACTTAGAAAAATTTGCCGCCCCTCGCTCCGGAGAGCTCAGCTGCTCTGGCCGCCCCTCTCGCTGCTCGTCGCCGAGCACAACGACGCGAGGAGGTCGAGCTTCCCTGCCATGATCGACATGGTGTGCTACCCTTTGCTCTATCATGTGTGTCCGCGCAAGAAAAGTGTTATGCCCGTGGCCTAACAAGTGACCTTCATCCCTGTTAGCTTCTTCTAAGTTCCTCCTGCAACCGTGCAGCGCTCCTAGTGCCCAGCACCGGCGGCGCCTTCCTCCGTGCCTCTCATTGACCTCCGTGCCTCTCATCCTTCCAAAACTTTTTGCTGAACTTCCAAACCTTTTTTGTACTGTGTCTATGGGGAAGGTCAATGAGAGGCACGAAGGAAGGCGCCGCCGGTGCTGGGCACTAGGAGCGCTGCACGGTTGCAGGAGGAACTTAGAAGAAGCTAACAGGGATGAAGGTCACTTGTTAGGCCACGGGCATAACACTTTTCTTGCGCGGACACACATGATAGAGCAAAGGGTAGCACACCATGTCGATCATGGCAGGGAAGCTCGACCTCCTCGCGTTGTTGTGCTCGGCAACGAGCAGCGAGAGGGGCGGCCAGAGCAGCTGAGCTCGCCGGAGCGAGGGGCGGCAAATTTTTCTGAGTTCGCCCCGTGTCCCCGAAGTGATCTTCGTACTGCTGCTGAAGTCCAAATCCACCTCGCCCTGAAGGAGGGGCCGTCCTCACGCCGGAAGAAGGTGAtgtccactgaaaggaaaacaatATATTTTGCACATTGAGCTTCATCTAGCAGGCAATTGTACATACAGTTTACATGTTGAATTGTTTTCAATGATCAGGCATAAATACAAACAGGGAGAAAGAACAAGAGAGGGAGAGCCGCACGCGAGCGTTGTAACCATTAGTTTAACCTGTGGTCTGACGCACGCGATAAAGGTCACGGCTGGCACCCCATGAAGGTCAGGTAGGGGCGCATGGTGACCAACAACCGCGGATATGCAGAGGACTTTCACGAGAGATGCACGGGAGATGCCAGGAAGTGAGACGTGGCCATGCGTGGTGGGAGAGCGTGGGGCAGCGGTGGGTAGCGGCAGCGAGCCCGGAGGTTGCAGGAGACGCGAGGGAGACCGTGGGGATCGGGATGgttcggcggcggcgcgtggtggTGAGGCAGCAGAGGATCCATGGAGGAAAGGTCCTGGTGGCCGCACGCGGGGAGCATCGGGGGGAGGAGAGGTCATGGCAGAGGCTGGTGGGAAGAAAGGGCGTGGTGCCCGGCGAGCTGGTGGAGGCAGATGGTAGCCGCAATGGTGGGTGGCGCGCTGTGGCCGGGggtgagcggcggcgggtggcgcaCTGGGGCCCGggtgggcggcggcgggaggcgcgctGGGGCCGACGgtgggcggcgacgggcggcgcgctAGGGccagcggtgggcggcggcgggtggcatcGGCAGCGGGAGATCGGGGCAGAGGGTGCGAGAGATGGGGGTAGTTGGGAAGGTCGAGACGTGGGGAACGGGCCGGTCGAAGGGGTTTGATGGAGCGGTCAGGTTTTCTCTTTTTTCGTTTTCGGGATCTTGGGAACACCTAATCGGGCCTATATAGGCCCGCTGTGATCAGTATAACCAGGATCAGAAAtagtgctactatatatatatatatatatagggtggcacTATTCTGATCgcaggatcagaatagttattcggaTCACGGGGCCCCTATATAAGCGCGATGAAGTGTTCCTGAGAATAAGACCAACACTAGACCGGCCCATTAGCACGTCGCCGAACGGCCTAGTAACCCGGCCACAACCTTCCCTGTGCACGCTgcatctaagggcatctccagccgcgcccccaacaggccctccccaggcgattttgccacgccggcgccaaaaaaaggccccagtcgcgcccccaggagcccgtttttcgccggctcgggccaaaactggtgccggcagacccaggccgaacccggcgccttggggggcgcttggggagctGGCACAAGCGAAAAAAGCGCGTGGGCCCGCCCTGGAGGCGATCCGAGGGCCTTTTCCCGCTGTTTCTTGACGCTTTTCCATCgcatctctcccgctcgctcgccttcctcccgccattctctccctttctcccgccaaaccccctcccgctcgccgcaaagaagtacgccatgccgccgaagaagcacgccatgccgcacgcggcggcaaccgcgactggcgccgtggcccagccaaagcagaggaagccgagggcgccgccatcgaagccaccgggcctgtcgaacaccgagtggagggtggaagttcagcggcgcGAAGCAGTCACCACCGACATGCGGAACACGGCCATAgccaagaaggcccgtgacaacgTGGCGCGCGGGGTggcgtcttcctcatcggtcgaccaggcggggatgaatccgcccgtcgtcagccacgcccagtacgcgccctgggggcagcaaggcgccggatctccatggggttcattgtcgcccggctacgccgacggcgacgcgcatggtgggttcaacccaaacatgaccttccctcatggtcacctcgctacgcgcacgccctcgcccaccttcgtcggcgtgcagtaccctccatacaactactcgccgcccacCGCCTACGCGTCCACACCGATGCCCCATCTCTACCGTGGACCGCTACCCTTCTCGCACCTTGGCGACGCCGACGACACGGGAGCCGACATGGAGGACATCATCCCGACAGGATCGACCGCGGCCGCCTcgtctcccgggttcgccacccaggacgaggtagtggacctcagcggtgacatggaggccgagctcggctacgtctacggcgacgacgcgcaggaacctgaggaggaggaggacgaggaggaggaggaggaggagccggctcctattccgacgaaggggcgccagaagaagaagaagcgtgcGGCTACGTCAGgcgaaccgcgcatcaagtggacgtccaaggaagaggaatgcctcgccgaagcatggaaagtcgtcttcctcgacccgaccaccggcgcgaatcggagcttggagacgtactgggaccgcatcaaggccgagttcgacgagcggaagctcgtcgacccctacttcaaaggcgtctacatgcagcgcggctccaaggcgatggcgaaccattggggcatattcagttggcgtgcaacaaatggtatggaatcgtcgaggaggtcgcggctcgcccggagagcggcgccagcattgaggatcaggtacgcacgccgttcgcccgcatatcttcgtcccctacgcccgccgcccgccaactgttcgtccctccgcgcagctgctgcatatgttcgccatgtatcggggcgacaaccaagacgccgacttcaagcacctccacatctacaagcgcattgacaagtgcgagaagtgggcggaagtccgacatgccctcgacaaggccaaggagatatacaagccggacgcgacgactccgggcgcgtcagaggggcggccggacggccacaaattggcaaagaaggggaaaagCGCCGACGCGGgaaccgcgcgagtgcaggagtccatcgagcattgcctcgccgacgcccaggcccgggccgtcctacgcgaagagaagaccgaggcgcggtggtcgtcgctaatgaagaacaacgccatcaagctcgacctgctccggacgaacgtcgccgcgaagaagaggaacaccgacatggcttttctgatgggcggggtggacatgctccagagcaacgatgagaagctcaaggcgtggtacctggtgcagcgcggcctcatcctgaacgagcTGCCGATGGCAACGCCGACGACACCGACGacgcccacgaccacacggacgccaagcccgaCCGACGCCTCTGCATCGCCGCCCAGCAAtgccgaagccgcgccgacgcagcccagcaccgaagcagctccgccaacgacgagcccgcgcacgccgactccgccaacgcctggagccgcCCCCGCCGAGTGAATCGTTGCGCACGCGAACTTGCGACGGCAgcgctctgttttttgtaacgccagactacgtctgatcgccggatttgcggcgtcttttgagagcgggaacgaccaagtttaaATTTCCCGCATCCTGGGACCGGTGCGTgagggcgtgactgggagctaggtcgcccccaggggccgaactagcgccggcacaCCTCCAGAccgctctatttaggcgccctgggggggcgaacggctggagatgccctaacctcCCACGATTCCATCATCCTCCTCCCACAGCGCCGCCGACGTCCACCGGCCTCCTCCTGCGCACCTTCCGTCGGCCTCCTCCCGCGAAATCGACGCCGCCCGTCTCCAACGGAGCCATCGGCAGCCTCATCCCGCGGCCTTCCAGCCGCCCTTTTGCTGCGGCCACGCGCCTACCTCCGCCCGCGGCCTGCCCCCGGTCTTCTCCGGCGGCCGCGCGCCTTCCTCCTGCCGTTGCCCCGCTGCGCGATCTCCTCCCGCGGACGCGCCGTTGCCGACCCCCAACAGGATCCCGTGCCTCCACCACCCCCAAGATCCTACGCCGTTGGGCGGGATCTGGCACCCCGCATCCACGTCCCGGCGAGCCCAAGCACGCCGTCGGCCGCGTGCACTCGACACGACACCTCCTGCCTCGCCACGTCGCCGCCTACCCCGTCATCACTGCAACCACACATTGCTCCGGCCGGGATCCACCGCGCAGTCCAACCTTGTCCGTGCGTGCAGTCCTCCCTGTCTGCTCGCTTGACAGCAGAGGTGAGACCTCcctcactgccccctcctccacctcACGACCTCCTTGCAGACAATTCACCGAGCGCTGGCAGTTCAATTTGCTCTAGCAATTCAAATTTGTGTGCATCACCGAGATGAATATGTCTGTGTTTCGTTTAGTATATGTTGAGCAAATTCAGTATTATTTTTTCATTTCGCTCCAGCAATCTTAGTATTTGCAATTTGACGTGTATGTGTACATTGTGAAAGTTAAGTATTGTCTTGGTCCACAATGACCATGACGAGCTAAGTAATTTTGTCCAATCATCTATATTGGTGCATATCTTGTGTTTGCTGAAATGCCTCCACGAACAAGAATACTAGTTCCATTTGTTTCGAGTACGTGTGATGTGGCCCTCTGTTTTTTTATTCTTCCGGGAAATTCTTGTAGTGTTCTACATCTCCTTGTTCTCTTGTAATGGGGCGTGCACTGGTTGTTCCATGAAAATATTCTGTAGCTAGCTGCTAGTGCAACTACTCTCTCGCGTGTGTTGCTTCCTGTCCTTCCGGTGCCACTGTAACTACTCTCTCGCCTGTGTTATTGTTCTACGTGATGCCTTTGCTTTGTGTCCACGCCCGACTGGATGATGTTTGTCTATCACTAGGTGCTAATTCTCTATCTAATTGATTCTGATCCACAGCAAAAAGTGCTCCCAAATCTGCAGAAAGAGCTCCTGACTTTTTATGTCTGAAGTTCAGTTGTACCATGGAGACGCCGTTCGAAACACTTGCAGGCGACGTGCTAACCAGCTGCAGGTCACAGTCTCCTTGAGTTGCAGGTCGCGCCCTTTACCCATCAGCGTCGTCACCTGCGCCCTAGTTCATATTCTACGGCTGAATATTATCGTAACAGTCTTCTTCAACCCATTGTTTTTCCTCAAAAGGTTCAGAGTTCTATTGGGTTAGAAGCCACAGGAGAGCAATTAAATTTGTGTTTGCTTTTCAGTAAATATTCTAGGGCTGAATGTTATGGTAACAGTCTTGTTTGAACCGTGGTTTTTCTTCAGAAGGTTCAGAGTTCTATTGGGTTAGAAACATGTACAGTTTGTCAGTTTGTTTCAGGTCGTTTAAATCTGGAGTTCTGGACTCTCTGATCTACCTGGTTGCTTCCGCTGGCCGTCGAAGCCTACCGAGGTGGTGCCCCACTGCTACCTCTGTCTCCCTGCACCCCTCCACACCACAAGGGCGACAGAGATATCAAAGTTGTTGTTGTTGCTCTTCTACCACATCTTCAGGTTCGGAAAAGTTCAGCTTGGCACGGGATGAAAGTTCAGCTGGTGGAGCCCTGGCAACAGCAACGTTTCGCTGTGCGGTGTAGGCTACGGCGGCAGCACCATTTTAATTTCTGCGTTTCTCCTACTGCCAACAGAGGAGAAGAACGGCCAGCACCGTGTTACTACTGCTACTGCTTGTTTTTGCATGCACAGCCAATTTGGGCGTTACCTGGAACAAGACAAAGCAAGAAAATTATGGAGTGATAGAGATAAAAGAGTAGTGTGCCTACGTGGTGTGGATATGAAACGTGTGGTGTGTGAGAGGACAAGAAATGTGTGTTACTATTCGGTGATAAAAATAACTTGTGATTCAGAGAAAAAGCAACGTTCTATTTACCTAGTGCTCATGATCAGCTATAAAGCTTGCATTTTTTAACTCCTATTCACACTAGAACTTTATAAGAGAATTTGTAACTATTTGCTCTAATATTTTCACTACTTATAGTTCAAAAACAAGAATGGTTAAATTTCAAGATATGAAAAACTTGACAATAAAGAAGAAAATaacattcaaaaaattcaaaaacttcAATGAGATAAACAAGCAGATTTCATTCACTCTCTCACTTCAAAACACATGGAAAAAACCATGTAAAACTCAAGCGAGAAGTTCATCATTAAAAAAGACGAAGTTCAAATGAGAACAAAGGAAGAAAGTATCACGTCACAAAAAAAAGGAAGTTCATCATTAAAAAAGACGAAGGTCAAACGAGAACAAAATGAAGAAAGTATCATGtcacaaaaaatcaaaaaaaggaagTTCATTAAAAAAAGATGAAGTTCAAACGAGAACAAAAGGAAGAAAGTATCATGCTACAAAAAATCAAAAAGGATCACTGCATGAAACATAGTAAGTTTGGAGAATAAAAGAAACTATATTGTTTTATTAAGTTTAACCGGTGAACCCAAAAAAAAGTTGGATGAGAATAAAAACTCATAAAAAATGTATTTTCACCATTTATAAATTGAAAAAATTAGAAGTTCAAATTGTAAAAATAAAGGAGtacaaaattcataaaaaaggatCTTCACCGTTCCTAAAAAtttctagaagttcaaatttaattaATTGAGCGGTTCAATATTTACTACATAATTAGGACTTCTTACTGTTTAATAACACCaagaaagttgcgtgttttcaaaTTTAATTAATTGAgcaggaaagttgcgtgttttcaacaGCTTATTCATGTGCAGCAGAAGTTCAAGTCAAACTAACGGGGCGATTCAGCGCTTATTCTTGAAAAAGTGGAGAAAATTATACATGTTGTGTAGGTCAAAAGTTTGGCTTTAATTTATGTTTTGCGAAGGTCAAAATGTTGTGTTCGAGAAGGTCAAGTGTGTTCTCTCATCAAGTtcaaaataaatttaaacatgcaagataaaacatgcaaaaaaataaaaagggagaagTTCAATTTCCAAAGATGACGCGGCTCAACGTGTAAaccaatgttgaaagaaaacaaaaaggaaatgagaagttcaatttctaaaaatgaaGCGGTTCGACGTGCAAAACccaatgttgaaagaaaacaaaaagaaaggagaagttcaatttctaaagatgacgtGGTTCGACGTGCTAAACAAtgttgaaagaaaataaaaagaaaaggagaagttcaatttctaaagatgacgcgGTTTGATGTGCAAACCAAtgcaaaaacacacacaaaaatgttGTTTTGGTGTCTTAAATTTTTTTTATTCATAAAAaatgattaagaaataaaaccaagaaggccatattaaaaagatggagaagttcgatgattattgAAAACTCAGATTTTCATCGTTATTAAAAATACTTCAGAGTGAAAACATCAATAAGTTCAACGCGAAAACATCAAGAAGTTCAATTGCAGCAATGAATGAATTTTggatgaatttttttttaaaatcgtcgtgagtatgaaaaaatgatcaacacagaaaagttgcgtgtttacaacagctttctgTCGGTATATCACTTGAGCTACGAGCCAAAAAAGcacatgaaaaacagagtgaagttcaagtacacgtgccgagaagttcaggttcttcacgcggtgcattttcgaagaaacAGTTTCGCGATGAAGGAAGAACGAATGATCCTgccgtttttgaaattacttcaaaagggctaggaatcagagaaaactatcaacatgaaaaagtttcgcatttcccatagcttttcaatggtatattatttgccccattccgtcAAAGTTTGTAGGAATTACGACGAAAatatgtttttagccattttcaaaactgacttaaaaccgtaaagaattgagagaaacaatatataacagcatttcctcaagctttccaacgcgatatcatttgctgcattcgaacGCAcaattaaaaaattagctcgaaaatacaaactcgatgGAACTTAAACCGTTTTCTTAAGTACTTTTAAAcctttcaaaattagaaaaaactttcaacatgaaaaagtagcgcatttttattagctttccaacgccatatcatttgcctcaattggattagccatttataaatggcatcgaaaatacaaactcggttgttcgatttgtgaaattttacgattttccaatttactctttaaccatagggaattagagaaaactttcaacatgtggaaggagcggttttgcagcagctttccaacgccatattatttgcctcattccgataaacgatttgaaaatgcgatcaaaaatacgattcatattttttgtatgaacaaaaaacggttttcaaaactgctcttaaaccgcttatattttgcccaAAATTTAACTTGGATCATGATACTGGTGGCCATAGttttccaatggtatatcgcaagccccatttgggcaatgctGACGGAAGTTTAACCTAGCactaggggaagttcaggtcgaacaaatcaggcagtaaaattgcaaaaaacgcaatttcatcacaacccgagtgcaaaatccgccaatgagagagattcctatttaaaacaggtatttagttgctaaaaaccttTCTAGATTACACTGACATCATATAGAACGCTgctaaccagaataattcgcgcggggagacacggttgcgaagatagcccgaaggtcgggttcgtacagagggaagttcaggcgcgtgtacaaaaaaatacgtcacagaagttcaacgtgaaaatagcataaaagttcaactactacgctgaatgaatttcagatgaaaaacttttaaaatcgttgcgagtatgaaaaaatgatcaacacggaaaagatgcgtgtttacagcagctttccattggtatatgacttgctcaattccggtgagtggatggagagctaggagCAGTGGATACAGATATATgagaaaaaaagcacgtgaaaaatagagtgaagttcaaggtttcataccgagaagttcacgtacttcacgcgatgcattttcggcgaatctgtttcgcgataaaggcagaacgaacgatctcgccatttttgaaattacttgaaaatggctcggaatcagagaaaactgtcaacatgaaaaagtttcgcattttccgtagctttt from Triticum aestivum cultivar Chinese Spring chromosome 3B, IWGSC CS RefSeq v2.1, whole genome shotgun sequence includes these protein-coding regions:
- the LOC123067341 gene encoding uncharacterized protein produces the protein MHGRCQEVRRGHAWWESVGQRWVAAASPEVAGDARETVGIGMVRRRRVVVRQQRIHGGKVLVAARGEHRGEERSWQRLVGRKGVVPGELVEADGSRNGGWRAVAGGERRRVAHWGPGGRRREARWGRRWAATGGALGPAVGGGGWHRQREIGAEGARDGGAELAPAHLQTALFRRPGGANGWRCPNLPRFHHPPPTAPPTSTGLLLRTFRRPPPAKSTPPVSNGAIGSLIPRPSSRPFAAATRLPPPAACPRSSPAAARLPPAVAPLRDLLPRTRRCRPPTGSRASTTPKILRRWAGSGTPHPRPGEPKHAVGRVHSTRHLLPRHVAAYPVITATTHCSGRDPPRSPTLSVRAVLPVCSLDSRAKSAPKSAERAPDFLCLKFSCTMETPFETLAGDVLTSCRSQSP